The following proteins come from a genomic window of Nicotiana tomentosiformis chromosome 12, ASM39032v3, whole genome shotgun sequence:
- the LOC104109018 gene encoding small polypeptide DEVIL 4-like produces the protein MKSSTVGGDDNKFSCKSVREYIKEQKGRLFIIRRCIVMLLCWHD, from the coding sequence ATGAAAAGTTCAACAGTGGGAGGTGATGATAACAAGTTTTCATGTAAAAGTGTAAGAGAGTACATTAAAGAGCAAAAGGGTAGGCTGTTTATAATCCGAAGATGTATTGTTATGCTTCTTTGCTGGCATGATTAG